In one window of Methanosarcina vacuolata Z-761 DNA:
- a CDS encoding TrpB-like pyridoxal phosphate-dependent enzyme: protein MEQTKIILDENEMPNQWYNVLSDLSSPIEPPLDPRTWEPITPEALEPIFPKGLIKQEMSSERFIDIPEEILEIYKLWRPSPLYRAHRLEKLLKTPAKIYYKNEGVSPAGSHKTNTSLAQAYYNMKEGTERITTETGAGQWGSALALACNYFDLECKVYMVRSSFYQKPYRKSLMTVWGGNVVPSPSEDTEFGRKILKEQPETPGSLGIAISEAVEDAIAHDNTKYSLGSVLNHVMLHQTVIGAECKKQLEKVETYPDIVIGCCGGGSNLAGISLEFIKDRIEGKRYPRVIAVEPSACPSLTKGEYRYDFGDTAEMTPLLKMYTLGHKHVPPAIHAGGLRYHGDSPIISKLCAEGFIEAVSYDQYPVFDAAVQFARTEGIVPAPESSHAIRCAIDEALKCKQTGEEKTILFNLSGHGHFDMSSYDKYFNKELA from the coding sequence ATGGAACAGACCAAAATTATCCTTGACGAGAATGAAATGCCTAATCAGTGGTATAACGTCCTTTCAGACTTATCCTCTCCTATCGAGCCTCCTCTTGATCCGAGGACCTGGGAGCCTATAACTCCTGAAGCTCTTGAACCTATTTTTCCGAAAGGTCTTATTAAGCAGGAAATGAGCAGTGAAAGGTTTATTGATATCCCTGAAGAGATACTTGAAATTTACAAGCTCTGGAGGCCCAGTCCTCTTTACAGGGCTCACAGGCTGGAAAAACTTCTCAAAACTCCTGCAAAGATATACTATAAAAATGAAGGGGTAAGCCCTGCAGGCAGCCATAAGACAAATACTTCACTTGCTCAGGCTTATTATAATATGAAAGAAGGAACCGAGAGGATCACAACTGAAACAGGGGCAGGACAATGGGGAAGTGCATTAGCTCTTGCCTGCAATTACTTTGACCTCGAATGTAAAGTCTATATGGTCCGTTCCAGTTTTTACCAGAAACCTTATCGAAAATCCCTGATGACAGTCTGGGGAGGAAATGTTGTGCCCTCTCCAAGCGAAGATACCGAATTCGGAAGAAAGATTCTGAAAGAGCAGCCGGAAACACCGGGAAGCCTGGGGATAGCAATCAGTGAAGCCGTGGAGGATGCAATCGCACACGATAACACTAAGTACTCCCTGGGAAGTGTCCTCAACCATGTTATGCTCCACCAGACAGTAATCGGGGCCGAATGCAAGAAGCAACTTGAAAAGGTTGAAACCTATCCTGATATAGTTATAGGCTGCTGTGGAGGAGGAAGCAACCTCGCGGGAATATCTCTTGAGTTCATTAAAGACCGGATTGAAGGAAAAAGATATCCAAGAGTAATTGCAGTCGAACCTTCAGCTTGCCCGTCCTTGACCAAAGGAGAATACAGGTACGACTTTGGAGATACTGCGGAAATGACCCCGCTTCTTAAAATGTATACCCTCGGCCACAAACATGTGCCTCCTGCCATCCACGCAGGCGGACTCCGTTACCACGGTGACTCCCCAATCATAAGTAAACTCTGCGCTGAAGGGTTTATTGAAGCTGTTTCATATGATCAGTACCCGGTGTTTGATGCCGCTGTGCAGTTTGCACGGACTGAAGGCATAGTCCCTGCTCCGGAATCCTCCCACGCTATCCGCTGTGCAATCGACGAAGCTCTCAAATGCAAGCAAACCGGAGAAGAAAAAACAATCCTATTTAACCTCAGTGGACACGGACATTTCGACATGAGTTCCTATGATAAATATTTCAACAAGGAACTCGCCTGA
- a CDS encoding DUF1699 family protein: MKIRVVSSREEIFTLNPNERVVHLAFRPSNKDVLGLVETCPKIEVIQLPKSYMATVSKSIEMFLEMQRIQLIEGDVWGHRKDINEYYTIPSSVTEKIKEMRSEGISTEDIEAKISRENMLNPEMVAYIITKESPA, translated from the coding sequence ATGAAGATCCGAGTGGTTAGTTCCAGAGAAGAAATCTTTACACTTAATCCGAATGAGCGCGTTGTTCACCTGGCCTTCAGGCCATCGAACAAGGACGTTTTGGGCCTGGTTGAGACCTGCCCAAAAATTGAGGTAATTCAGTTGCCGAAATCCTATATGGCTACAGTTTCAAAATCCATAGAAATGTTCCTTGAGATGCAGAGAATCCAACTCATTGAAGGCGACGTCTGGGGCCACAGGAAAGATATAAACGAGTATTACACGATTCCGTCCTCAGTGACTGAAAAAATAAAGGAAATGAGATCTGAAGGTATATCCACTGAGGATATCGAAGCAAAGATTTCAAGGGAAAATATGCTTAACCCTGAAATGGTTGCTTATATCATAACCAAGGAATCCCCTGCCTGA
- the cofE gene encoding coenzyme F420-0:L-glutamate ligase — protein MSSENTSIQMFGIKTPIIREGDDIVQILDKALEEAGLVPIDGDVFVLAESAVGTAERRAVRLASVNPGEKAKVLGEQYGIDPREMELVLQECDEIFGGVPGAALTITKGVLAPNAGIDASNAPEGYVILLPEDPRKSSEIIRSRLEQRYSCRLGVIIGDSRTQPLRLGCSGIALGVSGFVPVEDARGTDDIYGKPLRITYKAVADNLVSAAELLMGEAGERVPCVLIRGAPVSMINESPDMPTIPMEGCMYFGNIIKGRLEDKNCEKNV, from the coding sequence ATGAGTTCAGAAAATACTTCCATCCAGATGTTTGGGATTAAGACCCCTATTATAAGGGAAGGGGATGATATCGTACAGATTCTAGATAAGGCTCTGGAGGAAGCAGGGCTTGTCCCTATTGATGGGGATGTTTTCGTACTTGCAGAATCTGCAGTTGGCACTGCGGAAAGAAGAGCCGTCAGGCTTGCAAGTGTGAATCCAGGTGAAAAGGCAAAAGTGCTTGGGGAACAGTACGGGATCGATCCCAGGGAAATGGAACTCGTGCTTCAGGAATGCGATGAGATTTTTGGAGGTGTACCTGGAGCTGCCCTTACAATTACAAAAGGCGTTCTGGCTCCTAATGCAGGGATTGATGCTTCAAATGCCCCTGAAGGCTATGTGATCTTGCTCCCAGAAGACCCGCGAAAAAGTTCCGAGATTATCAGAAGCCGGCTTGAGCAGCGTTACTCATGCAGACTAGGAGTAATTATAGGAGACAGCAGGACTCAACCTCTCAGGCTTGGTTGCTCGGGAATTGCGCTTGGAGTTTCAGGCTTTGTGCCTGTGGAAGATGCGCGGGGAACTGACGATATATACGGGAAACCTCTCCGTATTACATACAAGGCTGTAGCAGATAACCTTGTCTCGGCTGCCGAACTCCTGATGGGAGAAGCTGGGGAAAGAGTGCCATGCGTGCTTATCCGTGGTGCGCCGGTAAGTATGATAAATGAGTCACCTGATATGCCAACGATTCCAATGGAAGGCTGTATGTATTTCGGCAATATAATAAAAGGTCGGCTCGAGGATAAAAACTGCGAAAAAAATGTATGA
- a CDS encoding methylenetetrahydrofolate reductase C-terminal domain-containing protein translates to MIITSAKPLEEILALLQDEDDIFIIGCNVCAAKLKTGGEPEVLEMIRQLEKSGKRVVGWALPTAACSVRSFDSLVQKNEKITEARCILVMGCGSGVSTVSGVTEVPVFGSNDTLSLGGSSEGKLLSGQCIMCGKCTIGEFGGICPKSRCPKGLLNGPCGGAIDGMCEVNRENDCVWTLIYNRLKKINRLDLLYTVHAPQEHRVD, encoded by the coding sequence ATGATCATAACTTCAGCAAAACCCCTTGAAGAAATCCTGGCCCTATTACAGGACGAAGATGACATATTTATTATCGGATGCAATGTCTGTGCTGCAAAACTGAAGACCGGTGGAGAACCCGAAGTGCTTGAGATGATCAGACAGCTTGAGAAAAGCGGAAAGCGTGTAGTAGGCTGGGCTCTACCCACAGCAGCTTGCAGTGTCCGGTCTTTTGACTCCCTGGTCCAAAAGAATGAAAAAATAACTGAAGCACGCTGTATTCTGGTTATGGGCTGCGGTAGTGGAGTTTCAACGGTTTCCGGTGTTACGGAGGTTCCTGTATTCGGCTCAAATGATACGCTTTCTCTGGGAGGTTCAAGCGAAGGCAAGCTGCTTTCAGGCCAGTGTATAATGTGTGGAAAATGCACAATTGGTGAATTTGGAGGCATCTGTCCTAAATCACGATGCCCTAAAGGACTTCTAAATGGGCCCTGTGGGGGAGCTATTGACGGGATGTGTGAAGTCAACAGAGAGAACGATTGCGTATGGACTTTGATTTATAATAGGTTGAAAAAAATCAATAGGCTTGATCTCCTTTACACAGTTCATGCCCCTCAGGAGCATAGAGTTGATTAA
- a CDS encoding type I restriction endonuclease subunit R produces MNEDELEQHCLKWFRANIWEVEYGPDIAPDSDKPERRDYHEVILKRYLQESLEKINPHLPFNAIEQAIALVLKSESLDLTTNNHAFHRLLLEGVPVEYRKDDETIQDRAFLIDFENIANNRFLAVNQFTIQGTKRPRRLDVVCFINGLPIAVLELKSPDDENVDIWDAFNQLQTYKDEISDLFVFNEALVVSDGYNARIGALTANQERFSPWRAVKNEDDKPLLEWQLETLVRGFFDREMLLDYIRFFVLFENDGGAIIKKIAGYHQFHAVREAVKATIIAAQEPKGVAEKRAKYGDEVVPGSKKAGVVWHTQGSGKSISMCCYAGKLLQQPEMNNPTLLVVTDRNDLDGQLFQTFSNAQELFKQTPVQVNNRDELRQLLSERESGGIIFTTVQKFSPLDGESAYPVLNDRHNIVVISDEAHRSQYGQKGHFVKVKDKDKNVIGDKLVFGFSQYMRDALPNASFIGFTGTPIALEDKDTRAVFGNYVSIYDIQDAVEDGATVPIYYESRLARLDLNHAEIEALSAQVEEVVEDEEDVSNREKTKGEWSRLEKLVGAEPRIQQVAVDLVEHFETRTALIDGKAMIVAMSRDICVHLYDAIVELRPDWHDTDPSKGAIKIVMTGSASERKLLQPHIYTRQTKKKLEKRFKDNNDPLKLVIVRDMWLTGFDVPCCHTMYIDKPMKGHNLMQAIARVNRVFKDKQGGVVVDYIGIASELKQALKTYTDAKGRGEPTLRAEEAFSVLSVKMDVVRGLFHGFDYSDFIDQSYKLLVPASNHILGLDDGKKRFLDAVLAINKAYSLCGTLDEAKELRAEIAFFSAIKTAISKFTSVDKKLTEDEKNSVLKQILDNAVIAEGVVDVFKLAGLEKPNIGLLSDEFLEDVRQMPYHNLAVELLEKLLKDNIKSKTSNNVVQEKKYSDRLQETLRKYNNRAIETSQVIEELIQMAKEFQEALKRNDELGLQPDEVAFYDALANNESAVRELGDETLKKIAVEITAKLRKSTTVDWQVRDSVRARLRILVRRTLQRYKYPPDKATDAIELVLKQAEALSNSWTN; encoded by the coding sequence ATGAACGAAGACGAATTAGAACAACACTGCCTTAAATGGTTTCGTGCTAATATCTGGGAAGTGGAGTACGGCCCTGACATTGCCCCTGATTCAGACAAACCCGAACGCAGAGATTACCACGAGGTAATTTTAAAGCGTTATCTACAAGAGTCGCTGGAGAAAATTAATCCGCATCTCCCTTTTAATGCTATTGAGCAAGCCATCGCCCTTGTTTTAAAATCTGAAAGCCTCGATTTGACAACTAATAACCACGCCTTTCACCGCTTGTTACTGGAAGGTGTACCTGTCGAATATCGTAAAGATGACGAGACTATTCAAGACCGCGCTTTTTTAATCGATTTTGAAAACATTGCAAATAACCGTTTTTTGGCAGTAAATCAGTTCACCATTCAAGGAACGAAAAGACCGCGACGCCTCGATGTGGTCTGTTTTATTAATGGCTTGCCCATTGCAGTTTTAGAGCTTAAAAGCCCTGACGATGAGAACGTCGATATCTGGGATGCCTTTAATCAGCTGCAAACCTACAAGGATGAAATCAGCGACCTCTTTGTGTTTAACGAAGCATTGGTGGTGAGTGATGGTTATAATGCCCGTATCGGTGCGCTAACGGCAAACCAGGAGCGCTTTTCACCCTGGCGTGCTGTCAAGAATGAAGATGATAAACCACTGCTGGAATGGCAGCTGGAAACCCTGGTGCGGGGTTTTTTCGACCGCGAAATGTTGCTTGATTACATCCGCTTTTTTGTGCTTTTTGAAAACGATGGTGGAGCAATCATCAAAAAAATCGCAGGTTATCACCAGTTCCATGCTGTGCGAGAAGCGGTAAAAGCCACAATCATTGCTGCACAGGAACCAAAAGGCGTGGCAGAAAAGCGTGCAAAATACGGTGATGAGGTGGTGCCCGGCAGCAAAAAGGCTGGTGTTGTGTGGCATACCCAGGGTTCGGGTAAGAGTATCTCTATGTGTTGTTATGCCGGTAAGCTATTGCAGCAACCTGAAATGAATAACCCTACCTTATTAGTCGTAACAGATCGCAACGATCTGGACGGCCAACTTTTCCAAACATTCTCCAATGCCCAGGAGTTATTTAAACAAACACCGGTGCAGGTTAATAATCGAGATGAACTTCGCCAGTTGCTCTCTGAACGGGAATCAGGCGGCATTATTTTTACCACGGTACAAAAGTTCTCACCTTTAGATGGCGAAAGTGCCTACCCGGTCTTAAACGACCGCCATAATATTGTGGTCATTTCCGATGAGGCACACCGCAGCCAATATGGCCAAAAAGGTCACTTTGTAAAAGTGAAAGATAAAGACAAAAATGTAATAGGTGACAAACTTGTATTCGGCTTTTCCCAATACATGCGTGACGCCTTGCCCAATGCCTCGTTTATTGGTTTTACAGGTACACCGATTGCTCTTGAAGACAAAGACACCCGCGCAGTATTTGGTAATTATGTTTCTATTTACGATATTCAAGATGCCGTTGAAGATGGCGCAACTGTGCCTATTTATTATGAATCCCGCCTGGCCAGGCTTGATTTAAACCACGCTGAAATCGAAGCTTTGTCTGCTCAAGTTGAAGAAGTGGTGGAAGACGAAGAAGATGTGTCTAACCGCGAGAAAACCAAAGGAGAATGGAGCCGTTTAGAAAAACTGGTGGGGGCTGAACCGCGCATTCAGCAAGTAGCTGTCGATCTGGTTGAACATTTTGAAACACGCACAGCGTTGATAGATGGCAAAGCCATGATTGTGGCCATGAGCCGCGATATTTGCGTTCATTTATATGATGCCATTGTGGAATTGCGTCCTGATTGGCACGATACTGATCCCAGCAAAGGCGCGATTAAAATTGTGATGACCGGTTCGGCATCTGAGCGCAAATTGTTACAGCCGCACATCTATACCAGACAAACTAAGAAAAAATTGGAGAAGCGTTTTAAAGATAATAACGATCCTCTCAAGCTGGTGATTGTGCGGGATATGTGGCTCACCGGTTTTGATGTGCCCTGTTGTCATACCATGTATATCGACAAACCGATGAAAGGCCACAACCTGATGCAGGCCATTGCACGGGTAAACCGGGTATTTAAAGATAAACAAGGTGGCGTGGTAGTGGATTACATTGGCATTGCCAGTGAATTAAAGCAAGCACTGAAAACCTATACTGACGCCAAAGGGAGAGGCGAGCCCACGCTACGCGCCGAAGAAGCGTTTTCGGTGTTGTCGGTAAAAATGGATGTGGTGCGTGGGCTTTTCCATGGTTTTGATTACAGTGACTTTATAGACCAATCTTACAAATTGCTGGTGCCAGCATCGAACCACATATTGGGGCTTGATGACGGTAAAAAACGCTTTTTAGATGCAGTGCTGGCGATTAACAAAGCATATTCATTGTGCGGCACCCTGGATGAAGCAAAAGAACTACGTGCTGAGATCGCTTTTTTTTCGGCCATTAAAACCGCCATTAGTAAGTTCACCTCTGTCGATAAAAAGCTCACCGAGGATGAAAAAAATTCAGTTCTCAAGCAGATCCTGGATAATGCCGTGATTGCCGAAGGTGTTGTCGATGTGTTCAAGCTGGCCGGGTTAGAGAAACCTAATATTGGTCTGCTGTCGGATGAGTTTTTAGAAGATGTTCGGCAGATGCCCTATCATAATCTGGCAGTAGAGCTGCTAGAAAAATTGCTGAAAGACAACATAAAATCGAAAACCAGTAATAACGTGGTGCAGGAGAAGAAATACAGCGATCGTTTGCAGGAAACCCTGCGTAAGTACAATAACCGTGCAATTGAGACTTCCCAGGTGATTGAAGAACTGATTCAAATGGCTAAAGAGTTTCAAGAGGCACTCAAACGCAATGATGAACTTGGCTTGCAACCGGATGAAGTGGCTTTTTATGATGCCTTAGCGAATAACGAAAGCGCCGTTCGTGAGTTAGGTGATGAAACTCTCAAAAAGATTGCTGTAGAAATTACCGCGAAACTGCGTAAATCCACTACAGTAGATTGGCAGGTGCGCGATAGTGTAAGAGCCAGATTGCGTATTCTTGTCCGCCGTACATTGCAACGCTACAAGTATCCGCCGGACAAGGCAACAGATGCCATTGAATTAGTGTTGAAGCAAGCTGAAGCACTTTCAAATTCATGGACAAATTAA
- a CDS encoding restriction endonuclease subunit S, producing MISKWQHLSLREAGISLIDCVHKTPEAKNDGYPYVAIPQMKDGRIDLSSARKISHDDFLEWTIKAKPEANDVVLSRRCNPGESAYVPEGVEFALGQNLVLLRSDGKKVHKPYLRWLLNSPFWWAEIQKFMNVGAIFTSLKCADVLKFTLPIPPLDKQEKISEILYSIDTKIELNRQINQTLETMAQAIFKSWFVDFEPVKAKIAAIEVGEDTEGVTRAAMSAISGKTNEELDQLQVEQPDNYTQLKTTAELFPSTMQDSEFGEIPEGWTWKRADETCDISIGKTPPRKESQWFSSFPDGLKWISIRDMGECGVFVLDTSETLTHDAVKKFNVKKVPDNTLILSFKLTVGRVAITSGEMLTNEAIAHFIQKLGTNIPTSFYYLYLKQFDYNSLGSTSSIATAVNSKTIKALPIINPLEDVVGRFDAIVEPLFSQIKLVEKQNRDLSQLRDTLLPKLLSGELSVDAAKLAEE from the coding sequence ATGATATCTAAATGGCAACATCTCTCACTTAGAGAAGCTGGAATCTCTCTAATTGATTGCGTGCACAAAACTCCAGAAGCGAAAAATGATGGATATCCATATGTAGCCATTCCCCAAATGAAAGATGGTCGAATCGATTTAAGCTCAGCCCGTAAAATTAGCCATGATGATTTTTTAGAGTGGACAATTAAAGCAAAACCAGAAGCTAATGACGTAGTTTTATCCAGAAGATGTAACCCTGGCGAATCAGCTTATGTGCCGGAAGGTGTTGAATTTGCACTTGGCCAAAATTTAGTTTTGCTTAGATCTGATGGAAAGAAGGTGCATAAGCCATATTTAAGATGGTTACTAAACAGTCCTTTCTGGTGGGCTGAAATTCAAAAATTTATGAATGTTGGCGCTATATTTACAAGTTTAAAGTGCGCAGATGTGCTTAAATTTACACTTCCAATTCCACCTCTTGATAAACAGGAAAAAATATCTGAAATACTGTATTCGATAGATACAAAAATCGAACTAAATCGCCAAATAAACCAAACCCTCGAAACCATGGCACAAGCTATTTTCAAAAGCTGGTTTGTGGATTTTGAGCCGGTGAAAGCCAAAATAGCCGCCATCGAAGTAGGTGAAGATACCGAAGGTGTAACCCGCGCCGCCATGAGTGCCATCTCCGGCAAGACCAATGAAGAGTTGGACCAACTGCAAGTCGAACAGCCAGACAATTATACTCAACTCAAAACCACCGCTGAACTATTTCCATCCACCATGCAGGATTCGGAATTCGGGGAGATTCCAGAGGGATGGACTTGGAAACGAGCTGATGAAACATGCGATATTTCAATTGGCAAGACCCCTCCACGCAAGGAATCTCAATGGTTCTCTTCATTCCCAGATGGATTAAAGTGGATTTCGATAAGAGATATGGGAGAGTGTGGAGTTTTTGTTCTCGATACATCTGAAACACTAACTCATGACGCAGTAAAAAAATTTAATGTAAAAAAGGTACCTGATAATACGCTTATCCTGAGTTTTAAATTAACCGTTGGTCGAGTTGCAATAACATCAGGTGAGATGCTTACAAATGAAGCTATTGCTCACTTTATACAAAAACTCGGAACCAATATTCCGACCAGTTTCTATTATTTGTATTTAAAACAATTTGATTACAACTCGTTGGGTAGTACATCATCAATAGCAACAGCGGTAAACTCTAAAACCATTAAAGCACTACCTATCATTAATCCATTAGAAGATGTGGTTGGTAGGTTTGACGCAATAGTCGAGCCATTATTTTCTCAAATAAAATTAGTAGAAAAACAAAATAGAGATCTTTCTCAACTCCGCGACACCTTGCTCCCCAAACTTCTTTCCGGTGAACTCTCTGTTGATGCCGCCAAGTTAGCGGAGGAATAG
- a CDS encoding DUF1699 family protein translates to MRIRVISSRNEILSLNPNEKVVHFAFRPSNKDIFLLVETCPKLEVIQLPRSYIRTVSRAIEMFMEMQKVQLIEGDVWGHRKDINEYYTVPSSVISKMRGMKAEGIPSEKIAEKLAHESKLSPEMISYILNKKDLE, encoded by the coding sequence ATGAGAATACGAGTTATCAGTTCAAGAAATGAAATTCTGTCACTGAATCCGAATGAAAAGGTAGTTCACTTCGCATTCAGGCCGTCAAATAAAGATATTTTTCTGCTTGTTGAGACCTGTCCGAAACTGGAAGTAATCCAGCTTCCAAGATCATACATAAGGACAGTTTCAAGAGCCATAGAGATGTTTATGGAAATGCAAAAAGTTCAGCTCATAGAAGGGGATGTCTGGGGCCACAGGAAAGACATTAATGAGTATTATACTGTCCCCTCATCCGTAATTTCAAAAATGAGAGGCATGAAAGCTGAAGGCATTCCCAGTGAAAAAATTGCGGAGAAATTAGCGCATGAGAGCAAACTTAGTCCTGAAATGATTTCTTACATTCTGAACAAAAAAGATTTGGAGTAA
- a CDS encoding methylenetetrahydrofolate reductase codes for MLFNFREKLNSSKFLVTAEVSPPKGTRFSVPLEDAHQLKGIADAINVTDNQCSIMHMSSLAFSKLLLDEGHEPIMQLTCRDRNRIGLQSDLLGAYALGIRNICVMTGDFPSCGDHPGSKPVYDLDSVQLLQLVRKLDSSTNFAGNRLDGGTSFCAGAVSGIDPEKPLQLIKLEKKVSCGADFIQTQAVYDVGMFEEFMEAISHLEVPVIAGLIPLKSLGMAEFMNRNISGIHVPEEIMLRIKDAPDPVEEGLSIASETIKELMKLSRGVHIMPIGSHKNTARLLSMAGISGK; via the coding sequence ATGCTCTTTAATTTTCGTGAAAAACTGAATTCCAGCAAATTTCTGGTCACTGCTGAAGTCTCCCCTCCTAAGGGCACAAGATTCTCAGTTCCCCTTGAAGATGCTCACCAGCTCAAAGGTATTGCAGATGCTATAAACGTTACGGATAATCAGTGCTCAATTATGCACATGAGCTCCCTGGCTTTTAGCAAGCTTTTGCTTGATGAGGGACATGAACCTATTATGCAGCTCACCTGTCGGGACAGGAACAGGATAGGACTTCAGTCCGATCTTCTTGGAGCGTATGCTCTGGGTATCCGGAACATCTGTGTGATGACAGGAGATTTTCCTTCGTGTGGAGATCATCCAGGTTCAAAGCCCGTATACGACCTTGATTCCGTACAGCTCCTTCAACTTGTTCGGAAGCTTGACTCAAGCACTAATTTTGCAGGAAACAGGCTGGACGGAGGCACCTCTTTCTGTGCAGGTGCGGTTTCTGGTATAGACCCTGAAAAACCTTTGCAACTTATAAAGCTTGAAAAGAAAGTCAGCTGTGGAGCTGATTTTATCCAGACTCAGGCGGTCTATGATGTGGGCATGTTTGAGGAGTTTATGGAGGCTATAAGCCACCTTGAAGTACCTGTAATTGCAGGCCTGATTCCTCTAAAATCTCTGGGTATGGCTGAATTCATGAACAGGAACATTTCGGGAATTCATGTGCCTGAAGAAATCATGCTTCGTATAAAAGATGCACCTGATCCTGTCGAAGAAGGTCTTTCAATAGCTTCAGAGACTATAAAGGAGCTTATGAAACTCTCACGAGGGGTTCATATTATGCCTATAGGATCTCATAAAAATACTGCAAGACTACTTTCGATGGCTGGAATTTCCGGGAAATAA
- the folP gene encoding dihydropteroate synthase: protein MVVDTEICGIKIGDRYPAHVMGIINFSPESFYGNSVVNPDSALETALKMVEEGATFLDLGARSTWLHAEPISRKQELERILPVLEALKGNVDAVISVDTMFSEIAEEALKRGADIINDVSGFTADPRMIEVVADYGCPAVVMASNKVPGDPLGMDAVIQSLDSIIQAAEAGGINPEKLILDPASGRWIEEKLSIYDFETLDDFERLQIFEKPLLAALSRKSFIGDVLGKPATERLYGSLAAAAIAVYKGAHIVRTHDVPETADVVKLSGAIRSSPSIVKDGRYEVSVVEVKTPQDAAIAMRKLGVTTTGSKVMQNKSIHLMLKIRNLTTTEALIIKQEILSRGGDAALTRNAVSHETEMTDVLVMGTLLQLGRLARKLEGQARSLPLIAEMIHECIAKRSDLEYRYLR, encoded by the coding sequence ATGGTTGTTGATACTGAAATATGTGGTATAAAAATAGGAGATCGATACCCTGCACATGTAATGGGTATTATTAACTTTAGTCCTGAGTCCTTTTACGGAAATTCGGTCGTAAACCCTGATTCTGCGCTTGAGACAGCTCTAAAAATGGTTGAGGAAGGAGCAACTTTTCTGGACCTTGGAGCTCGTTCAACCTGGTTACATGCCGAGCCTATTAGCAGGAAACAGGAACTTGAACGTATTTTGCCAGTGCTTGAAGCACTGAAAGGCAATGTGGATGCTGTGATTTCTGTGGATACGATGTTTTCTGAAATCGCAGAAGAAGCTCTCAAAAGGGGAGCTGATATCATAAATGACGTCTCCGGTTTTACTGCAGACCCCAGAATGATTGAAGTAGTGGCAGACTACGGATGTCCTGCTGTTGTCATGGCCTCAAATAAAGTTCCGGGTGATCCCCTCGGAATGGATGCCGTTATACAATCCCTTGATTCTATTATACAGGCTGCTGAAGCAGGTGGCATAAACCCAGAAAAACTCATACTTGATCCTGCATCCGGCAGGTGGATCGAAGAAAAACTTTCCATTTATGACTTTGAAACTCTTGACGATTTTGAACGCCTTCAAATTTTTGAAAAGCCTTTATTAGCAGCTCTCTCAAGAAAATCATTCATAGGAGATGTACTTGGAAAACCCGCAACTGAGAGGCTCTATGGCAGCCTGGCTGCAGCAGCTATTGCAGTCTACAAAGGTGCTCATATTGTCCGTACACATGATGTACCTGAGACCGCTGACGTCGTAAAGCTTTCAGGAGCTATCAGGAGTAGTCCAAGTATAGTAAAAGATGGCAGGTATGAGGTCTCTGTGGTTGAGGTAAAGACACCACAGGATGCAGCCATTGCAATGCGGAAACTTGGAGTTACCACGACAGGCTCAAAGGTAATGCAGAATAAAAGTATCCATCTTATGCTGAAAATTCGTAATCTTACGACCACAGAGGCTTTGATAATAAAACAGGAGATACTCTCCCGAGGAGGGGATGCAGCACTGACAAGGAATGCAGTTTCCCACGAAACGGAGATGACTGATGTGCTTGTAATGGGTACTCTGCTTCAGCTTGGGCGCCTTGCCAGGAAACTTGAAGGGCAGGCGCGCTCCCTACCACTTATTGCCGAAATGATCCACGAATGTATTGCAAAGCGGAGCGATCTGGAATATCGATATTTGAGGTAG
- the trxA gene encoding thioredoxin — translation MKPMLLDFSATWCGPCRMQKPILEELEKKYGDKVEFKVVDVDENQEMASKYGIHAVPTLIIQKDGIEVKRFMGVTQGSVLASELDKIL, via the coding sequence ATGAAACCAATGTTATTGGACTTTTCCGCAACATGGTGTGGACCTTGCAGGATGCAAAAACCTATTCTTGAAGAGCTTGAAAAAAAGTACGGGGATAAGGTTGAGTTCAAAGTTGTAGATGTAGATGAAAACCAGGAAATGGCCTCCAAATATGGCATACATGCTGTCCCAACGCTGATTATCCAGAAAGATGGGATTGAGGTAAAGCGCTTCATGGGAGTTACCCAGGGTAGTGTACTGGCGTCGGAACTCGATAAGATCCTCTGA